The proteins below are encoded in one region of Ferroplasma acidiphilum:
- a CDS encoding DUF2614 family zinc ribbon-containing protein, with protein MVKFHAINKIMTAGTFLFFVSLIVLAIGAIFHSNGTILADSFLYGGLAFLISIILLAIGLVIGARSGKLQQRTDEIFSKKKKRE; from the coding sequence ATGGTCAAATTTCATGCGATAAACAAAATAATGACTGCTGGCACCTTTTTGTTTTTTGTCTCCCTTATTGTATTGGCTATCGGTGCAATTTTTCATTCTAACGGTACAATTTTGGCAGACAGTTTTCTTTATGGAGGATTAGCCTTCCTAATTTCCATAATTCTCCTGGCAATAGGTTTAGTCATTGGTGCAAGAAGTGGAAAACTTCAACAGAGGACTGATGAGATATTCAGCAAGAAGAAAAAGAGAGAGTAA
- a CDS encoding Lrp/AsnC family transcriptional regulator, whose amino-acid sequence MVDKLDTEIARYLIDNSKLSIRDLAKLCNVSPGTIRNHLQKMETDKQIIAYTTRLQGKRLGLEEAILGLDIMPEHYTRTLEELRKLTFIKSLFSTSGDHSAIAIVISKLYGKSMNECIAEIEATEGVRNVYPSIVNSTLK is encoded by the coding sequence ATGGTTGATAAACTGGACACGGAAATTGCCCGGTATCTGATTGACAACTCAAAATTGTCCATACGTGACCTTGCTAAATTATGCAATGTTAGTCCTGGGACTATTAGAAACCATCTGCAGAAGATGGAAACAGACAAGCAAATTATAGCATATACAACAAGGCTCCAGGGGAAACGCCTCGGCCTGGAAGAAGCAATACTGGGGCTTGATATTATGCCTGAGCATTATACAAGGACACTGGAAGAATTAAGAAAATTAACCTTTATCAAGAGCCTTTTTTCAACTTCTGGAGATCATTCAGCTATAGCTATAGTCATTTCAAAGCTATATGGAAAATCAATGAACGAATGCATAGCGGAAATAGAAGCTACAGAAGGTGTCAGGAACGTATACCCTTCAATTGTAAATAGCACGTTGAAATAA
- a CDS encoding peroxiredoxin → MENRMPLIGEKFPEMDVVTTQGSKKLPDDYKGKWFVLFSHPGDFTPVCTTEFFSFAQRNDEFTKLNTELIGLSVDSKISHMEWINWIHDNLKIDVKFPIIADPMGNVAKSLGMIHAESATSTVRAVFIVDDKAVVRAILYYPLEIGRNISEILRMIKALQMVDKYKIATPANWPDNELMKGRFIIPPPATMNDIPERLKKYKGYAWWLTYRDAPEEEVKEAKEVSRMKEAN, encoded by the coding sequence ATGGAAAACAGAATGCCTTTAATTGGAGAGAAATTCCCTGAAATGGATGTTGTTACAACACAGGGAAGCAAGAAGTTGCCTGACGACTACAAAGGAAAATGGTTTGTCCTATTCAGCCATCCCGGAGATTTTACTCCAGTATGTACCACTGAGTTCTTTTCATTTGCACAGAGAAATGATGAATTCACTAAATTAAATACTGAATTAATAGGATTGAGTGTTGATTCAAAAATATCACATATGGAATGGATCAACTGGATACATGACAATTTAAAAATAGATGTTAAATTTCCCATAATAGCGGATCCTATGGGAAACGTTGCAAAATCTCTTGGAATGATACATGCTGAATCTGCAACATCTACTGTAAGGGCAGTATTTATTGTGGATGACAAAGCAGTGGTAAGGGCTATACTTTATTATCCCCTGGAGATAGGAAGAAATATATCTGAAATTCTCAGGATGATCAAAGCCCTGCAGATGGTTGACAAATATAAGATAGCAACACCTGCAAACTGGCCTGACAATGAATTAATGAAAGGGAGGTTTATAATTCCACCACCGGCAACTATGAACGATATACCGGAAAGATTAAAAAAATATAAGGGATATGCCTGGTGGTTAACATACCGTGATGCTCCTGAAGAAGAAGTAAAAGAAGCAAAGGAAGTATCAAGAATGAAGGAGGCGAATTAA
- a CDS encoding ferritin family protein → MPMYETENSLDEKTKDMSRARQSLIEEMQAIMFYDERLDASKDPVLKEVIKHNRDDEKEHFSLLLEYLRRNDPELDRELKEILFSKKELKELGD, encoded by the coding sequence ATGCCGATGTACGAAACAGAAAATAGTTTAGATGAAAAGACAAAGGATATGTCAAGAGCAAGGCAATCGCTAATAGAAGAAATGCAGGCAATAATGTTCTATGACGAGAGATTGGATGCATCAAAGGATCCTGTATTGAAGGAAGTGATAAAGCATAACAGGGACGATGAAAAAGAACATTTCTCATTGCTGCTGGAATACCTCAGGAGAAATGACCCGGAACTTGACAGGGAATTAAAGGAAATATTATTCTCCAAAAAAGAATTAAAAGAGCTTGGGGATTAA
- the purN gene encoding phosphoribosylglycinamide formyltransferase encodes MYNIVVLASGNGSNFQAVVDAIDNGVINDAKISKLICNNKRAYVLQRARNSGIMPVLVDSKKEDYNNIISEILAAENPDLILLDGYMKIIPDNIIDAYPFKMINLHPSLLPAFGGKGYYGGKVHEAVIKSGARFSGCTIHFATKDVDNGPIIDQRVVEVSDSDTPESLEEKIHEEEHKALVYSINLLITKRYSINGKRVIRE; translated from the coding sequence ATGTATAATATTGTTGTACTTGCATCTGGAAACGGGTCAAATTTTCAGGCAGTGGTGGATGCAATAGATAATGGCGTCATAAATGATGCAAAGATTTCAAAATTAATATGCAATAATAAAAGGGCGTATGTACTCCAGAGGGCAAGGAACAGCGGTATAATGCCTGTCCTGGTAGACAGTAAAAAAGAAGATTATAACAATATTATATCTGAGATTCTCGCTGCAGAAAACCCGGATTTAATACTTCTGGATGGGTACATGAAAATAATTCCAGATAATATAATAGATGCTTATCCTTTCAAAATGATAAACCTCCATCCATCATTATTGCCTGCTTTTGGCGGCAAAGGCTATTACGGGGGGAAAGTCCATGAAGCTGTTATAAAATCCGGCGCAAGGTTTTCCGGCTGTACAATTCATTTTGCTACAAAGGATGTTGACAATGGGCCTATTATAGACCAGAGAGTTGTTGAAGTATCTGACAGTGATACACCGGAGTCACTGGAAGAAAAGATACATGAGGAGGAACATAAAGCACTTGTATATTCAATAAATTTGCTGATTACAAAAAGGTATTCAATTAATGGCAAACGTGTAATCAGGGAATAA